In Polaribacter sp. Hel_I_88, the following proteins share a genomic window:
- a CDS encoding type II toxin-antitoxin system RelE/ParE family toxin yields the protein MEQVIWSKRSVINLRKIWNFYALELETITGANIVVKGIKKTGDALTINFLHQTEKYLKPNQFRVIYKHFKIIYIVKNNKILILQIFDSRQKPIKITQT from the coding sequence ATGGAACAAGTAATTTGGTCGAAAAGATCTGTTATTAATTTAAGAAAAATTTGGAATTTTTATGCTTTAGAATTAGAAACAATAACTGGAGCAAATATTGTTGTAAAAGGAATAAAAAAGACAGGAGATGCCTTAACCATTAATTTTTTACATCAAACTGAAAAATACTTAAAACCCAACCAGTTCAGAGTAATTTACAAGCATTTTAAAATTATTTATATTGTGAAAAACAATAAAATATTAATCTTACAAATTTTTGACAGCAGACAAAAACCAATAAAAATTACGCAAACTTAA
- a CDS encoding pyridoxal-phosphate dependent enzyme, producing the protein MNYAENILETIGNTPLVKLNVLTKELPCLVLSKYETFNPGNSVKDRMALQMIEDAEADGRLKPGGTIIEGTSGNTGMGLALAAIVKGYKCIFVMADKQSKEKIDILRAVGAEVVVCPTNVEPTDPRSYYSVSKRLGEETTNSWYVNQYDNPSNCKAHFLSTGPEIWEQTEGKVTHFVVGVGTGGTISGVGSYLKMKAREAGTTVKVWGIDTYGSVFKKYHETGIFDENEIYPYITEGIGEDILPKNVNFGVIDGFTKVTDKDAAIYTQRLAKEEGMFLGNSAGAAVKGLLQLKEHFTKDDVVVVLFHDHGSRYVGKMFNNDWMRDRGFIDEVATTAADLIKNHHEKSLITVQTEELVSHAIERMKSNKISQIPVRDMNGFVGSVDETDLLHHFISDKQNAHIPIKEIMGKPYPIVKKSTKIDAISKLISKENEAVLVDLENGNYSIITKYDIISAL; encoded by the coding sequence ATGAACTACGCAGAAAATATATTAGAAACTATTGGAAACACACCTTTAGTAAAATTAAATGTTTTAACAAAAGAGTTACCATGTTTGGTACTTTCTAAATACGAAACTTTTAATCCAGGAAATTCCGTAAAAGATAGAATGGCTTTGCAAATGATTGAAGATGCAGAAGCAGATGGCCGTTTAAAACCTGGAGGAACTATTATAGAAGGAACTTCTGGAAACACAGGAATGGGTTTAGCTTTGGCTGCCATCGTAAAAGGGTACAAATGTATTTTTGTAATGGCAGACAAACAATCTAAAGAAAAGATAGATATTTTAAGGGCAGTTGGTGCAGAAGTTGTGGTTTGTCCAACCAACGTAGAACCTACTGATCCTCGTTCTTATTATTCAGTTTCTAAAAGGTTAGGAGAAGAAACAACTAATTCTTGGTACGTAAATCAATATGATAATCCAAGCAATTGCAAAGCTCATTTTTTAAGTACGGGTCCAGAAATTTGGGAACAAACTGAAGGAAAAGTTACTCATTTTGTTGTTGGAGTAGGAACAGGAGGAACCATTTCTGGAGTTGGAAGCTATTTAAAAATGAAAGCAAGAGAAGCAGGAACAACTGTTAAAGTTTGGGGAATTGATACCTATGGTTCTGTTTTTAAAAAATATCATGAAACTGGTATTTTTGATGAGAACGAAATATATCCTTACATAACAGAAGGAATTGGAGAAGATATTTTACCAAAAAATGTAAATTTTGGAGTAATTGATGGTTTTACAAAGGTTACTGATAAAGATGCTGCTATTTACACACAACGTTTGGCGAAAGAAGAAGGCATGTTTTTAGGGAATTCTGCTGGAGCTGCAGTAAAAGGGTTGTTACAATTAAAAGAACATTTTACAAAAGACGATGTTGTAGTTGTTTTATTTCACGATCATGGAAGTAGATATGTAGGTAAAATGTTTAACAATGATTGGATGAGAGATAGAGGTTTTATTGATGAAGTAGCTACAACTGCTGCAGATTTAATTAAGAATCATCATGAAAAATCTTTAATAACAGTGCAAACTGAAGAGTTGGTTTCACATGCTATTGAAAGAATGAAAAGCAATAAAATTTCACAAATTCCAGTAAGAGACATGAATGGTTTTGTGGGATCTGTAGATGAAACAGATTTATTACATCATTTTATTTCTGATAAACAGAATGCACATATTCCTATAAAAGAAATTATGGGAAAACCATATCCTATTGTAAAAAAATCAACAAAAATTGATGCAATTTCAAAATTGATATCCAAAGAAAATGAAGCTGTTTTAGTAGATTTAGAAAATGGGAATTATAGTATCATCACAAAATATGATATTATAAGTGCACTTTAA
- a CDS encoding dipeptidase, translating into MKFLKILPIFFIIISCKKENKNTINKEDMVSKAKAIHQKVITLDTHVDINVANFTDDKNYTQKLNNQVNLPNMEEGGLDVAFFIVYTGQGELTEEGYDSAYKNAMSKFNAIHKLTKEIAPKRIGLATTSNEVRDIYKSGKKVAMIGVENAYPIGTDLSRVKEFYDLGARYMSLSHNGHSQFCDSNTGESDDIWLHNGVSDLGKEVIKEMNKWGMMIDVSHPSKKAMKDMIELTKAPIIASHSSARALCNHSRNLDDEQLQWLKENGGVVQTVAFSAYVDTEKDKKFKEALIGEMDILAKEQNLELVPRREIRNLTGKAQEDAIAVYTQLSKEAKAKMKSSENAPVNVADFVDHIDYLINKIGIDHVGISSDFDGGGGVDGWNDASETFNVTLELVKRGYTEAQIAQLWNGNLLRVLDEVEAVAKKIQTEEI; encoded by the coding sequence ATGAAATTTTTAAAAATTTTACCTATTTTTTTTATTATTATATCTTGTAAAAAAGAAAATAAAAACACTATTAACAAGGAGGATATGGTAAGCAAAGCAAAAGCTATTCATCAAAAAGTTATAACTTTAGATACACATGTAGATATTAATGTGGCTAATTTTACAGATGATAAAAATTATACTCAAAAATTAAATAACCAAGTAAACCTCCCAAATATGGAAGAAGGTGGTTTAGATGTTGCATTTTTTATTGTGTATACAGGTCAAGGAGAGTTAACTGAGGAAGGTTATGATAGTGCTTACAAAAATGCCATGAGTAAATTTAACGCTATCCATAAACTCACCAAAGAAATTGCTCCTAAAAGAATTGGTTTAGCAACGACATCTAATGAAGTTAGAGATATTTATAAATCTGGCAAAAAGGTTGCAATGATTGGTGTGGAAAATGCCTATCCTATTGGAACAGATCTTAGCAGAGTAAAAGAGTTTTACGATTTAGGAGCAAGATATATGAGTCTTTCTCATAATGGGCATAGTCAGTTTTGTGATTCAAATACAGGCGAATCAGATGATATTTGGTTGCATAATGGCGTAAGTGATTTAGGAAAAGAAGTTATTAAAGAAATGAATAAATGGGGAATGATGATAGATGTTTCTCACCCATCCAAAAAAGCAATGAAAGATATGATTGAGCTAACTAAAGCACCAATTATAGCTTCACATTCATCTGCAAGAGCTTTATGTAACCATAGTAGAAATTTAGATGATGAGCAATTACAATGGTTAAAGGAAAATGGAGGTGTTGTGCAAACTGTAGCTTTTAGTGCCTATGTAGATACAGAAAAAGATAAAAAATTTAAAGAAGCTTTAATAGGTGAAATGGATATTTTAGCAAAAGAACAAAATTTAGAGTTAGTACCAAGAAGAGAGATTAGAAATTTAACAGGAAAAGCACAAGAAGATGCTATTGCAGTTTATACGCAGTTATCTAAAGAGGCAAAAGCTAAAATGAAATCTTCAGAAAATGCGCCAGTAAATGTTGCAGATTTTGTAGATCATATAGATTATTTGATTAATAAAATAGGAATTGATCATGTTGGAATTAGTTCAGATTTTGATGGTGGAGGAGGAGTTGATGGCTGGAATGATGCTTCTGAAACTTTTAATGTTACTTTAGAATTGGTAAAAAGAGGATATACAGAAGCGCAAATAGCACAACTTTGGAATGGTAATTTATTACGTGTTTTAGATGAAGTAGAAGCTGTAGCTAAAAAAATACAAACTGAAGAGATTTAA
- a CDS encoding TonB-dependent receptor, whose protein sequence is MKKHLFFFIFMISFIANGQQKITLTFDNLSKTDIIKKIEEQSTYRFFYIENWFKETTLHSGIYKDVKLEELLNDIFDNSLINYFIYSNTKVILTQNSVIHNNFSNLVWQEEENFNIVEKVKETTPIFYNEVVKDKSSKIGVVRIGKESENATEKSYILKGFAKNETTGEPIPNLVVLVDDKNLSAVTNNEGFYSIKLPVGANTIEASSLGFTSLKKVFVIYNNGNYNFLMTESSVLLDELIIESNRDKNINDPVTGVSTINMQNIKNIPLILGERDILRVAISLPGIKKAGEGAAGFNVRGGKEDQNLILLDNAVLYNPSHFFGIFSGINPFTSGDLDVYKGSIPPEFGGRLSSVFDIKTKEADFNDFNGQAAIGPITSNLSFQIPVIQNKASLIVGGRGTYSNWILRQLDDENLRNSTASFYDTNLKYTHKFNDENTLEVAGYYSYDSFNVTRDSVQTYSNRFQSLKYNHKFNEKNSGDLIFANSEYKFNLKFDENAVNDFELAYRIVETELKLKMKYDLNKQHKIEYGISNKLFNVSPGNITPKGNQSIVNEFNSPEERGLESALFLSDNFKVDKKLQLNLGIRVSMFTALGPSSQNIYDPNFPRSENSITAVREFDNNEVITTYGGPEIRTSLRYSLTPTLSFKTGFNSTYQYIHTLSNNTTASPVDTWRLSNINIKPQQANQVSAGFFKNINGNEYELSLESYYKTSKNILDYKVGASLLLNDNIEADVLQGNGKAYGVEFLLKKNKGKLNGWVGYSYSRSFIQLDSEFSEERVNAGNFFPANFDKPHDLNIIANYRITKRYSFSANFSYQTGRPVTYPIGSFVINGEERVLYSDRNKFRIPDYYRLDVGFNVEGNHKLKKPGHSFWNISVYNVLGRNNPYSVFFVTEAGEIKAYKSSIFAFPVPTITYNIRF, encoded by the coding sequence ATGAAAAAACACCTATTCTTTTTTATTTTTATGATTAGTTTCATTGCAAATGGCCAACAAAAAATAACATTAACTTTTGATAATTTATCTAAAACTGACATCATAAAAAAAATTGAAGAGCAATCTACTTACCGTTTTTTTTATATAGAAAATTGGTTTAAAGAAACAACATTACATTCAGGTATTTATAAGGATGTAAAATTAGAAGAACTTTTGAATGATATTTTTGATAATTCTTTAATCAATTACTTTATCTACTCAAATACAAAAGTAATTTTAACGCAAAACAGTGTTATTCACAACAACTTTTCAAATTTAGTTTGGCAAGAGGAAGAAAACTTTAATATTGTTGAAAAGGTTAAAGAGACTACACCAATTTTTTACAATGAAGTTGTAAAAGATAAATCATCTAAAATAGGTGTTGTTAGAATTGGTAAAGAATCAGAAAACGCTACAGAAAAGTCATATATTCTTAAAGGTTTTGCTAAGAACGAAACTACTGGAGAACCAATTCCTAATTTGGTTGTTTTGGTTGATGATAAAAATTTATCAGCAGTTACAAATAATGAAGGATTTTACTCTATAAAACTTCCTGTTGGTGCCAATACAATTGAAGCTTCATCTTTAGGTTTTACAAGTTTAAAAAAGGTTTTTGTAATTTATAATAATGGCAATTATAATTTTTTGATGACAGAAAGTTCTGTTTTGTTAGATGAATTAATTATTGAATCTAATAGAGATAAAAATATAAATGACCCAGTTACAGGAGTTTCTACCATAAACATGCAAAACATAAAAAATATTCCACTAATTTTAGGAGAAAGAGATATTTTAAGAGTGGCAATTTCTTTACCAGGCATTAAAAAAGCAGGAGAAGGAGCAGCAGGTTTTAATGTTAGAGGAGGTAAAGAAGATCAAAATTTAATTTTGTTAGATAATGCAGTTTTGTATAACCCTTCTCACTTCTTTGGCATTTTTTCGGGTATAAATCCATTTACATCTGGCGATTTAGATGTCTATAAAGGTTCTATACCACCAGAATTTGGTGGTCGATTATCGTCTGTTTTTGATATTAAAACTAAAGAAGCCGATTTTAATGACTTTAATGGTCAAGCTGCAATTGGTCCAATAACTAGTAATTTGTCGTTTCAAATTCCTGTGATACAAAACAAGGCAAGTTTAATTGTTGGTGGAAGAGGAACTTATTCTAATTGGATTTTAAGACAGTTAGATGATGAGAATTTAAGAAATAGTACAGCATCATTTTACGATACAAACCTAAAATATACACACAAATTTAATGATGAAAATACGTTGGAAGTTGCAGGTTATTATAGTTACGATTCTTTTAATGTTACTAGAGATTCTGTGCAAACTTATTCAAACAGATTTCAATCTTTAAAATATAATCATAAATTTAACGAGAAAAATAGTGGTGATTTAATTTTTGCAAATAGTGAGTATAAGTTCAATTTAAAGTTTGATGAAAATGCTGTAAATGATTTTGAACTTGCGTACAGAATTGTAGAAACTGAATTGAAGTTAAAAATGAAATACGATTTAAACAAACAACATAAAATTGAATACGGTATTTCTAATAAATTATTTAATGTTTCTCCAGGGAATATAACACCAAAAGGAAATCAATCGATTGTAAATGAATTTAATTCGCCAGAGGAAAGAGGATTAGAATCAGCATTATTTTTATCAGATAATTTTAAAGTAGATAAAAAATTACAGCTAAATTTAGGAATTAGAGTTTCTATGTTTACAGCTTTAGGACCATCATCACAAAATATTTATGATCCTAATTTTCCAAGATCAGAAAACTCAATTACAGCAGTTAGAGAATTTGATAATAATGAAGTAATTACAACTTATGGAGGTCCAGAAATAAGAACTTCTTTACGTTATTCTTTAACACCAACGTTATCATTTAAAACTGGTTTTAATAGTACATATCAATATATTCATACACTTTCTAATAACACAACAGCTTCTCCTGTAGATACTTGGAGGTTGTCTAACATCAACATAAAACCCCAACAAGCAAATCAGGTTTCTGCTGGGTTTTTCAAAAATATTAATGGAAACGAATATGAATTAAGTTTAGAAAGTTACTACAAAACCTCTAAAAATATTCTAGATTATAAAGTTGGAGCAAGTTTATTATTGAATGATAATATAGAAGCAGATGTTTTACAAGGAAATGGAAAAGCCTATGGAGTTGAATTTTTATTAAAGAAAAATAAAGGAAAATTAAATGGTTGGGTTGGTTATAGTTATTCGCGTTCTTTTATTCAATTAGATAGTGAGTTTAGTGAAGAAAGAGTAAATGCTGGAAATTTTTTTCCAGCGAATTTCGATAAACCACATGATTTAAACATTATTGCAAATTATAGAATTACTAAAAGATATAGTTTTTCTGCCAATTTTTCTTATCAAACAGGCAGGCCAGTTACGTATCCAATAGGTAGTTTTGTAATTAATGGAGAAGAGCGTGTTTTGTATAGTGATCGTAATAAATTTAGAATACCAGATTATTATAGATTAGATGTTGGTTTTAATGTGGAAGGAAATCATAAATTGAAAAAACCAGGACATAGTTTTTGGAATATTTCAGTGTATAATGTTTTAGGAAGAAACAATCCTTATTCAGTATTTTTTGTAACAGAAGCAGGAGAAATAAAAGCGTATAAAAGTTCCATTTTTGCATTTCCTGTGCCAACAATTACTTACAATATTCGTTTTTAA
- a CDS encoding DUF4249 domain-containing protein encodes MKKVIYFLSILISFTALYSCIEEFEAATTEFEDVIVIEATLTNELKNHVVKLTRTYKFEDGGPSSETGANVKIITNNTTYTFSEISSGVYASNEIFKAEIGVPYSLEITTRSGREYKSKDTQLTNITAIDDVYAAITTNKDGVEGIGLFVDSFDATNSSKYYGYEFDETYKIVVPYWFPTDLILTDNGGIREVPKSQEEETCYNTIASKGRLLTNTTLLGEDRVNGFLLKFIANDDIRVNTRYSILVKQYIQSRESYNYLRVLEEFSESQSLFSQVQPGFLASNIFSLTNENEKVLGFFEVSSVSEKRYFFNREDILNTDYPWPCAVTEPTVQRLISQLRNNRVKLIGVLDPQDPIPYQVVNRLCGDCTASGSNIRPDFWED; translated from the coding sequence ATGAAAAAAGTCATATATTTTTTATCGATTTTAATTTCTTTTACAGCTTTATATAGTTGTATTGAAGAGTTTGAGGCTGCTACTACAGAATTTGAAGATGTAATTGTTATTGAAGCAACACTTACAAACGAACTTAAAAATCACGTTGTTAAATTAACTAGAACCTATAAATTTGAAGATGGTGGTCCAAGTTCAGAAACTGGGGCAAACGTAAAAATTATTACAAATAATACTACATACACTTTTAGTGAAATAAGTTCTGGTGTTTACGCATCAAATGAAATTTTTAAAGCAGAGATTGGTGTACCTTATAGTTTAGAAATTACAACACGTAGTGGAAGAGAATACAAATCTAAAGACACACAACTTACAAATATTACAGCAATCGATGATGTATATGCAGCAATAACAACAAATAAAGATGGTGTTGAAGGAATTGGGTTGTTTGTAGATAGTTTTGATGCTACAAATAGTTCTAAATATTATGGTTATGAATTTGATGAAACGTATAAAATTGTTGTTCCTTATTGGTTTCCTACCGATTTAATTTTAACAGATAATGGTGGCATTAGAGAAGTACCAAAATCACAAGAAGAAGAAACTTGCTATAATACCATAGCATCTAAAGGCAGATTATTAACAAATACAACTTTATTAGGTGAAGATCGTGTAAATGGATTTTTATTAAAATTTATTGCTAATGATGATATTCGCGTAAATACAAGATATAGTATTTTAGTAAAACAATACATTCAATCAAGAGAGTCTTACAATTATTTGCGAGTTTTAGAAGAGTTTTCAGAATCTCAAAGTTTATTTTCTCAAGTACAACCTGGTTTTTTGGCAAGTAATATTTTTTCTTTAACCAACGAAAATGAAAAAGTTTTAGGTTTTTTCGAAGTATCATCTGTTTCAGAGAAAAGATATTTTTTCAATCGAGAAGATATTTTAAACACTGATTATCCTTGGCCTTGTGCAGTTACAGAACCAACAGTACAAAGGTTAATCTCGCAATTAAGAAACAATAGAGTAAAATTAATAGGTGTTTTAGATCCTCAAGATCCAATTCCATATCAAGTGGTAAATAGACTTTGTGGAGATTGTACAGCTTCTGGCAGTAATATAAGACCCGATTTTTGGGAAGATTAA
- the lipA gene encoding lipoyl synthase codes for MSIETLVLPERPKKPKWLRVKLPVGKKYTELRGLVDKYKLNTICTSGSCPNMGECWGEGTATFMILGNICTRSCGFCGVKTGRPETVEWDEPEKVARSIKIMSIKHAVITSVDRDDLKDGGSIIWAETVDAIRRANPNTTLETLIPDFQGKTDQIDRIIAVHPEVVSHNMETVRRLTREVRIQAKYDRSLGVLKYLKENGMRTKTGLMLGLGEKEEEVIQTMKDLRAVNCDVITIGQYLQPTKKHLPVKEFITPEQFKKYETIGLEMGFMYVESGALVRSSYKAHKHAI; via the coding sequence ATGTCAATAGAAACTCTAGTACTTCCAGAAAGACCAAAAAAACCAAAATGGTTACGTGTAAAATTACCTGTTGGTAAAAAATACACGGAATTAAGAGGTTTGGTTGATAAATATAAACTAAACACCATTTGTACAAGTGGAAGCTGTCCAAACATGGGCGAATGTTGGGGAGAAGGAACTGCAACTTTTATGATTTTAGGTAATATTTGTACTCGTTCTTGTGGTTTTTGTGGCGTAAAAACTGGTAGACCAGAAACTGTAGAATGGGATGAACCTGAAAAAGTAGCTCGATCTATAAAAATTATGAGCATAAAACATGCTGTAATTACATCTGTAGATAGAGATGATCTAAAAGATGGTGGTTCTATTATTTGGGCAGAAACTGTGGATGCAATTCGTAGAGCAAACCCAAATACAACTTTAGAAACTTTAATTCCTGATTTTCAAGGAAAAACCGATCAAATTGATAGAATTATTGCTGTACATCCTGAAGTAGTTTCTCACAATATGGAAACTGTAAGAAGGCTAACTCGTGAAGTAAGAATTCAAGCAAAATATGATAGAAGTTTAGGTGTTTTAAAATACTTAAAAGAAAACGGAATGCGAACTAAAACTGGTTTGATGCTAGGTTTAGGAGAAAAAGAAGAAGAAGTAATACAAACCATGAAAGATTTACGTGCAGTAAATTGTGATGTAATTACGATTGGACAATATTTACAACCAACAAAAAAACATTTACCTGTTAAGGAATTTATAACTCCAGAGCAATTTAAAAAATACGAAACAATTGGTTTAGAAATGGGCTTTATGTATGTAGAAAGTGGTGCTTTAGTACGTTCTTCTTACAAAGCGCATAAACACGCTATTTAA
- a CDS encoding Nramp family divalent metal transporter, translating to MKKSFLQSLGPGLLFAGAAIGVSHLVQSTKAGAEFGFGLLWALLLVHIFKYPFFQFGPRYAAATGETLLDGYKKLGKGVLAIYYIINFATMFTIQAAVTIVTAGLASQLFGITNNLVLWSSILMLISILFLVVGKYKLLDNLMKYIIIILTISTIAAVSVALFSSKEAFDVSQILPSGTVEITFLIAFLGWMPAPLDISIWHSIWSVEKSKNTFINIKPKDAVFDFNVGYIGTLILGICFVLLGALVMYKSGETFSNKGGEFASQLITLYTNNLGEFSYIFIAIAAFTTMFSTTITTLDASPRAMNLSSELLFRKKYKLGYWFWILFLFAGTFIILQFYRADMGNLINIATILSFLTAPFYAILNYILVTGKNMPKEHQPKIFTKILSLVGIVFLIGFSFWFLMSL from the coding sequence ATGAAAAAATCATTTTTACAATCTTTAGGTCCAGGTTTATTATTTGCAGGAGCCGCAATTGGGGTTTCGCATTTGGTGCAATCTACAAAAGCTGGAGCTGAATTTGGTTTTGGATTGCTTTGGGCGTTGTTGTTGGTTCATATTTTTAAATATCCGTTTTTTCAATTTGGACCAAGATATGCAGCAGCAACTGGCGAAACTTTATTAGATGGTTACAAAAAATTAGGAAAAGGTGTTTTAGCTATATATTACATCATAAATTTTGCCACAATGTTTACCATTCAAGCTGCAGTTACTATTGTTACAGCAGGTTTGGCTTCTCAACTTTTTGGTATTACAAACAACCTGGTTTTATGGTCTAGTATTTTAATGCTGATTAGCATTTTATTTCTTGTAGTTGGCAAATACAAATTGCTAGATAATTTGATGAAGTACATCATCATCATTTTAACAATTAGCACAATTGCAGCAGTTTCTGTGGCTTTATTTAGCTCTAAAGAAGCTTTTGATGTTTCTCAGATTTTACCATCAGGAACTGTAGAAATAACTTTTTTAATTGCTTTTTTAGGTTGGATGCCTGCTCCTTTAGATATCTCCATTTGGCATTCCATTTGGTCTGTAGAAAAAAGTAAAAATACGTTTATCAACATAAAACCCAAAGACGCTGTTTTCGATTTTAATGTGGGTTATATTGGAACACTTATTCTTGGAATTTGCTTTGTACTTTTAGGTGCTTTAGTTATGTATAAGTCTGGAGAAACCTTCTCTAATAAAGGAGGCGAATTTGCATCTCAGTTAATTACATTATATACTAATAATTTAGGAGAATTCTCTTATATTTTTATTGCAATTGCTGCTTTTACAACCATGTTTAGCACCACAATTACAACTTTAGATGCATCACCAAGAGCAATGAATTTAAGCTCTGAATTATTATTTAGAAAAAAATATAAGCTCGGATATTGGTTTTGGATACTTTTTCTTTTTGCAGGTACTTTTATCATCCTTCAATTTTATAGGGCAGATATGGGAAATCTCATTAATATCGCCACTATTTTGTCATTTTTAACAGCCCCTTTTTATGCGATTCTAAATTATATTTTGGTAACAGGTAAAAATATGCCTAAAGAACATCAACCAAAAATATTTACCAAAATTTTGAGTCTTGTTGGAATTGTCTTTTTAATAGGATTTAGTTTTTGGTTTTTAATGAGTTTGTAG
- a CDS encoding type II toxin-antitoxin system RelE/ParE family toxin, with product MEVVWTEESKKSLNEIYKTIFEKSPQNALMVFNELILLGDSLKNTTLEYSKDLIINDEAVRVVSKWSYKVIYKKTVNTIFILDLFDSRQDLDKLFVFKKRS from the coding sequence TTGGAGGTTGTTTGGACAGAAGAATCCAAAAAATCACTCAACGAAATTTACAAAACTATATTTGAGAAAAGTCCACAAAATGCTTTGATGGTTTTTAACGAATTAATCTTACTTGGAGATTCGCTAAAAAACACAACTCTTGAATATTCAAAAGATTTAATTATAAATGATGAAGCTGTTAGAGTTGTATCTAAATGGAGTTATAAAGTCATTTATAAAAAAACTGTTAACACCATTTTTATTCTAGACCTTTTTGACAGCAGACAAGATCTAGATAAGCTTTTTGTATTTAAAAAAAGGTCTTAA
- a CDS encoding RNA polymerase sigma factor yields the protein MEIDNTKIESHISKAKEGNQSSFRFLLNNFWVDVYNYQLKRTRSENEAEDIAIQTFSKAFDKIHTFDENYVFKTWLIAISKNVHIDLLRKKKTSISTETTKEQEDKIYLVVDENPTPEDKIIREQNLAKLLRDIKQLKPKYQEVIQLRYFQELSYKEISTQINEPMNNVKVKLLRAKKLLAEIIKRS from the coding sequence TTGGAGATAGACAACACCAAAATTGAATCACATATTTCAAAGGCGAAAGAAGGCAATCAATCTTCTTTTCGTTTTTTGTTGAATAATTTTTGGGTCGATGTTTACAATTATCAATTGAAAAGAACCAGAAGCGAAAACGAAGCCGAAGATATTGCCATTCAAACTTTTTCTAAGGCTTTTGATAAAATTCACACTTTTGATGAAAATTACGTTTTTAAAACCTGGTTAATTGCCATTTCTAAAAATGTTCATATTGATTTATTGCGTAAGAAAAAAACATCAATCTCAACAGAAACTACCAAAGAACAAGAAGATAAAATTTATTTGGTGGTTGATGAAAACCCAACTCCAGAAGATAAAATTATTCGAGAACAAAATTTAGCAAAATTGTTACGAGACATTAAACAATTAAAACCTAAATACCAAGAAGTTATTCAGTTACGCTATTTTCAAGAATTGAGTTATAAAGAAATTTCTACACAAATAAACGAGCCTATGAACAACGTAAAAGTAAAATTATTACGTGCAAAAAAGTTGTTAGCAGAGATTATTAAGAGAAGTTAA